The genomic stretch CCCCGCCTGCGACAACACGGAAGCAGACAAGACGACCCCGAGAGCCGTTGTGCGAATTGAAAGCGTCATTTCAAAAGACCTCCTATCCCCCGGTGGAGGAGACGCCCATTGTAGGGCGTGTGAACGTGACAAAAACGTTACGCGTTGGCGGAAGGGAGCGATACGGTACAAATGCGTGGTGGAGTGGATGAGGCTCTGCGGGGCGAAATCGCCGACGATCTTGTGGCTTCTTTGACGCCTCGTTCTGGAACAGCGCCCCGCCCATTAAGAAGCCCGTTCAGACCGCCCGCCGGATGATTCCGAACGGGCGGCCTTCTCTCCTTTGCACGGGTCGCCCGAGAGTGAAACGAGCAGTTACCGGCGTCTGAGCCGGCGTCCGACGAGGACGCCAAGGCCAAGCGTGAGGGCGGCGATCGAAGCGGGCTCGGGAACGGCTTCGGCGACGAACGCGAGTTGTGGGCCGCCAGGCGCATCGGTCATGTCGTTCCAAGTGGCCGCGCGTCCGGTCCCGTTCGCGAAGAACTGGAGGACACTCTCGTCGCCGCCGTTGTTGTTGGGCTCGTTGCCAGCCCATTGGGTGAAGGACCACGGCTCGCCGGTCACCCAGGTCCAGCCCCCTGCGGGCTCGCTCGAGCCGGGAGGCTGATACGCGCCGAGATAGGGGCCTTGGTTATTGTTCGAGGCATCGATCGCCCAGTAGATGGGGTTGTCGGCCAGCCCGAATGCGAAGGCATTCTCCGCTTCGGACGTGAGCGTGGCCAAATCGACGGCCTGACCCTGGGGGCCGGTCATCGCCTGAGCTTCGGCGCGCGCCGCGCTCCAGGAATGGTCCGTGCCAGCAATCAGGACGACCTGGAACCAGTGGCCATTGCCGCCCTGCACCCATTGCGCGCCCGCTGTAGCGGCGGTCAACATCGTCGCTGCCAGCGCCAATTCTCTTAGTCCGTATTTCATCGCCTTCTCTCCTTTCATGCTATCCCTGCCACAATGGTGGGAGGGACGTGCGTGACGCAGGCGTGATCGCCTGGCGAATGCACGGGTTCTCGCAAAAATGCCTGCCGTGGAACGGGATCGGGTCTTGAGGATCCAGGTCGGCGGCCAGTTGACCGTCGCTTGCGGGGATGTCCCATTGCCTCCTCCCCCGTCGAAGACGGTCGCCGTGCTGCTCCTCGGACTTTGCCAGAGGGGGCAGCGGTGGAGCCACCGCGCCGAGATCGCGGGCAATCTCTATCCGCAGGGAGACCCTTCGCGCGCACGCATCGCCTTGAGGCAGGCGGTCTTGCGGTTGAGGCGGTGGATCGGTCCCGACCGACTGGAATCGAACACGGAGCATCTGCGGTTGGCGCCCGGGACTTGGCGGTTAAGCGTGGCTCCTGCCACGGACATGGCCCTCGACCGCGTGCATCTGGTTCCCGACCTCGAGCACCCCTGGGTTGATGCCATGCGGGCGCAGTGGAGTCCCGCGGAGCCCCCTCGAGCGACGGACCGGCTCGAAGCCTTTGCGCAGGTCGTCGAGGCGTTCGCCGGCGGGGACCCCGACGTGGCCCGGGCGATCCTTCTGGGAGGACGCGCCGCGGCTCTGCAACTCCCGCCGGACCGCCTCGCAGGGTTGCTGGCGTTGGTGAGACCCCGGGATCGCCGCGACCTCTGGACGCTCGAGTTCTTTCTGGTTCAAGCCGAGCTGTACCATCGGACGGCGAGTTGGGCGACCAGTTTGGCGGCTGCCTCGAAGGCCATCCGTCTGGCGCACCATCGCAAGAGTCGCGCAGGGGCTGTCTCGGGGATGGCCAAAGCGCTGTTCACCCTGTGCGAGATGGGGCAGTTGGGAGCGGCCCAGGAGATGGGACGAGCGCTGGCCTCCTCCACGGGAGCGAGCCGCGACGGCGAAGCGGGCAACGCGCTGGCTTGCCTGGATTGGGACCTCGGCGATTACGGTGGCGCACTGCGTCACATGGATACGATGGCCCGAATCGAGTCGAGTTGGGATCGGGCCACGCGCCTTCACTTTTGGACGAATTTTGCGGTGTTGGCGGCCGAGGCGCGCGAGGAGATGCTTGCGCTTCGATGTTTTGGAGAGGCCCAAGCGCTCCAGCTCCCGGGAGAGCAGGGTGCCTCGCGAGGCATGGTTTCGGTAGCACGTGCGCGCCTTGCGGAGCTTTCAGGCAATCCGGAAGCCGGGAGAGTCCTCCTCGCCCAAGAGATTCCCATCGCCGAGGCCGCAGGGTGGAGAACCGACGTGCTGTACCTGTTGGAGGCCTTGGCGGAGATGGAGTTTGCTTGTGGGGCCCACGAGTCCGCGGTGGCGACGTGGAGGCGTTACCACGGGATGCGCCGGGCCACAGGCTCGCGCCCCACCCCGCGCTATTACGCGAGGCGCGCGCGCGCCCTGCGAGTCTGAGGGCTCCGGTCCGCGGAATTCGGTACCCGGAAAAAGTGCGAGATCGGCGGCCGAGCCCTTGGAACCTCATGCATCGAATTGTTACAATCTCTCTTTCCGTCGCAGTTGGCGGATGGGGGATTGGATGAAGAATTCGACATTGGGGCGTTCCTTGCTGGTGCTCGCGGGCTTGGTGGTCGTAGGTCAGGCGGGCGCCTATTCGTTGCTATCGCAGAAGTGGGACGTTGGTGTGAACAAGGCTGAAGTCATGGCCGGCAACCTTGGGACCGCTGGTTCTGCCACATGGTCCGTCATGGGGGCCGGGTTGGGGATGGAGGGCTATGAGACCCACGGTGGAGCCCTTACGACGTCGTTGACCGCTTTGACATCCGGCGATGAGATCGCGATGATTGGTGCTGCTATTGACGCTTGGGCGGCTGTATGCAACTTCACCAATCTCGGCATGGTCGCGGACGGCGGCGTGAATGGGGGGGCTTCGGAGGCTTCGGGGGGTCATCTAGGCGACATGCGGTTCGCCTCGATCTTCATCGACGGCGGAGCCGGCCCCAATGTGCTTGCCCACGCCTACACGCCTGGCACGGAAACGCTCAACGGAGCTGGCGGGACGATCCTTGGCGACGTCCACTTTGACAACGGCAACACGTGGGGGGATGGTTCGGGCGGTACGATCGACTTCTACACGGTTGCCCTCCACGAGATCGGCCACGCGCTTGGCCTGGGTCACTCCTCCGTAACGGGGAGCATCATGGAGCCGGTTTACGCGGGACCGAGGCACACGTTGCACGCGGACGACATCGCGGGGATCCAGGCCATCTACGGCGCGCGGGCGCCCGTGCCCGAGCCTGCGACCATGGTTTTGGCGACTGCGGCGCTCCTGACGGCTGCCCGCCGACGCAAGCGGACTGGATAGACGAGCCGAGGTCGAGCAAAGTGAGAGGGCGGCCCGGGCCGCCCTCTTTTTTTGTTCGGACCCGCAGATTTCACTGGCCCGCACTCCTGCCGGATTTCATCAGAAGCCCCGCTGCGGAGTTGCAATTGCCCGTCTAACGGCCATGGGCGGAGTTCGCCCCTGAAAGGAGAGGCTTCTTCATCATGAATATTCATCGCACCCGTTCGATTCTCTGCGTTGCCGGCGCGTTGGCGCTGGCCGCATCTGGCAGCGCCTACTCGCTTCTGTCCATGAAGTGGGCCCCTGGTGCCAACACGGCCCAGGACATGTCTCCGAATCTGGGGACGCCCGGCGGGGCCACTTGGTCCGTGATGGGCGCAGGCCTTGGGATGCAGGGTGCGGAAACGCACGCCGGCGCGCTCACCACGAGTCTGGGCGGTTTGATCGGCGGTTCGAGCACCGCGGAGGAGATCGCGGCCATCGGTTGGGCGATCGACACGTGGGCGGCGGTCTGCAACTTCACCAACCTCGGCATGGTGGCCGACGGCGGTGTGAACGGCGGCGCCTCGCAAGCATCGGGCGGCCACTTGGGCGACATGCGGTTCGCCGCGATCGGCGGATTCAGCGGGGGCAGCGTCATCGCCCACGCGTACACACCGGGCACCGAAGCCACGGTTTCCTGGGGAACCTTGGGCGGCGACGTCCACTTCAACACGGCCTTCGGCTACGTGGACAACCCCAATGCGGGTTCGGGCAGCATCGACTTTGCGACGATCGCGCTTCACGAGATCGGCCACGCGTTGGGTCTTGGCCACTCGACGGTGACGGGAAGTGTGATGGAGCCGGTCTACGCCGGAGCGCGCCGAAGCCTGCACGCCGACGATATTGCCGGAATCCAGAGGGTCTACGGCACGCCGGTTCCGGAGCCTGCTTCGATGGCCGTGCTGAGCGTCGGCGTCGTGACGATGATGCGCCGTCGCCGAAGGAGCGCGTAGGTCTCGCTCGCTTGTCGGTTCGTTAGGGATGGGGTGCCTCGGTCCGGGGGTGCCCCTTTCTCTTGTTTGGCCTGCGCGTCCCGATGGAATCGGGAAGGTCGCCGGCCGTTCCCGCCTCGGGGGTAGAATCTCCTTTCACGTCGTCGGGGCGTGGCGCAGTTTGGTAGCGCGTCCCGATGGAATCGGGAAGGTCGCCGACCGTTCCCGCCTCGGGGGTAGAATCTCCTTTCACGTCGTCGGGGCGTGGCGCAGTTTGGTAGCGCGCTTCCATGGGGTGGAAGAGGTCGCACGTTCGAATCGTGTCGCCCCGACCAGGATTTCGAACCTAAAACTCCCACGTATCCGGTGTGAACCCCTTGGATTCTTCAGCGAGTCTCTCAAATTTCTCTCAGTAAATTGAGAGACCTGATGAGAGACTCATCGTCGAAACCGCTCATTCCAGGTTCAGTTCTGGGCCAATGACCTCTTCCGCACCGTGGAAGAGATCCTCCCAATCGTCTCGGCATGAGGTCGTTGCCGTGAGGACCGTCCAGTACGCAACGAGCGAAGTTGGCGCGGGGCGAAGACGTCGTGGGGACACCGAAGTCCCCATTCGTCATTTTCGCTGAACCAGTAAAATTACCGGCTATTCCTGATTGACATACCCCCCCCCCAAGTCCTTATCCTAACCAGTACCTGGAGGTCTTAGGACATGCGTATCGGATTGGTTGCCAACCGCCTTCTCTCACTCGTTTTGTGCGTCACGCTGCTGCTGGGCAGCTCTTGGTCCGGCATCGCGTACACCTACTCTGGGATCTCGACCGCGCTGCAGGGTTTCCGTCTGCGGCCCGGCCAGTACACCGAAGCCCCCAAGGCACCGTATCTCGGCGCGCATCCGAGC from Fimbriimonadaceae bacterium encodes the following:
- a CDS encoding PEP-CTERM sorting domain-containing protein (PEP-CTERM proteins occur, often in large numbers, in the proteomes of bacteria that also encode an exosortase, a predicted intramembrane cysteine proteinase. The presence of a PEP-CTERM domain at a protein's C-terminus predicts cleavage within the sorting domain, followed by covalent anchoring to some some component of the (usually Gram-negative) cell surface. Many PEP-CTERM proteins exhibit an unusual sequence composition that includes large numbers of potential glycosylation sites. Expression of one such protein has been shown restore the ability of a bacterium to form floc, a type of biofilm.); amino-acid sequence: MKYGLRELALAATMLTAATAGAQWVQGGNGHWFQVVLIAGTDHSWSAARAEAQAMTGPQGQAVDLATLTSEAENAFAFGLADNPIYWAIDASNNNQGPYLGAYQPPGSSEPAGGWTWVTGEPWSFTQWAGNEPNNNGGDESVLQFFANGTGRAATWNDMTDAPGGPQLAFVAEAVPEPASIAALTLGLGVLVGRRLRRR
- a CDS encoding matrixin family metalloprotease, translated to MKNSTLGRSLLVLAGLVVVGQAGAYSLLSQKWDVGVNKAEVMAGNLGTAGSATWSVMGAGLGMEGYETHGGALTTSLTALTSGDEIAMIGAAIDAWAAVCNFTNLGMVADGGVNGGASEASGGHLGDMRFASIFIDGGAGPNVLAHAYTPGTETLNGAGGTILGDVHFDNGNTWGDGSGGTIDFYTVALHEIGHALGLGHSSVTGSIMEPVYAGPRHTLHADDIAGIQAIYGARAPVPEPATMVLATAALLTAARRRKRTG
- a CDS encoding matrixin family metalloprotease; amino-acid sequence: MNIHRTRSILCVAGALALAASGSAYSLLSMKWAPGANTAQDMSPNLGTPGGATWSVMGAGLGMQGAETHAGALTTSLGGLIGGSSTAEEIAAIGWAIDTWAAVCNFTNLGMVADGGVNGGASQASGGHLGDMRFAAIGGFSGGSVIAHAYTPGTEATVSWGTLGGDVHFNTAFGYVDNPNAGSGSIDFATIALHEIGHALGLGHSTVTGSVMEPVYAGARRSLHADDIAGIQRVYGTPVPEPASMAVLSVGVVTMMRRRRRSA